One part of the Rhodothermales bacterium genome encodes these proteins:
- the phnA gene encoding phosphonoacetate hydrolase, whose protein sequence is MSDTPATRPFEVNGRRYAPPARPLAVICIDGCADEYLSVSLARGRMPHLNAMQRAGYRGFMRGALPSFTNVNNSAIVSGVPPAVTGICGNYFLDPATGQEVMMNAPEYLRTDTILAAAARAGRKVAMVTAKDKLRAILSKGMDGIAFSSEKAREASRAVNGIDNVEALVGPMPNIYSGEASLYVLRAGVRLLEEGLSDFMYLSLTDYMQHAYAPEAPESLDFYEAIDRELGRLAQLGAIVAATADHGMNAKTHPDGTPKVLYVETMLEQQFGRPFRVICPITDPYVVHHGALGSAVTVYVPDDVPVDDVARWLLARDGVTEVYDREMAALKLELPPERIGDLFVLSARDVVLGRTPAQHDLSQLADRLRSHGGRYEEMVPFFISEPLNDHYHALAAGDPRNFDIFDFICNGTTA, encoded by the coding sequence TTGTCCGACACCCCTGCAACCCGGCCGTTTGAAGTGAACGGCCGGCGCTACGCCCCCCCGGCCCGCCCGCTGGCCGTCATCTGCATCGACGGATGCGCCGATGAGTACCTGTCCGTCTCCCTGGCCCGGGGCCGGATGCCGCACCTGAACGCCATGCAGCGCGCCGGCTACCGGGGCTTCATGCGCGGGGCGTTGCCGTCGTTTACCAACGTCAACAACTCGGCCATCGTCTCCGGCGTCCCGCCGGCGGTCACCGGGATCTGCGGCAACTACTTCCTCGACCCGGCTACGGGCCAGGAAGTGATGATGAACGCGCCGGAGTACCTGCGGACGGACACGATCCTCGCCGCCGCCGCCCGCGCCGGCCGGAAGGTGGCGATGGTCACCGCGAAAGACAAGCTCCGGGCGATCCTCTCGAAGGGGATGGACGGCATCGCGTTTTCCTCCGAAAAGGCCCGCGAGGCCAGTCGGGCCGTGAACGGCATCGACAACGTGGAAGCGCTGGTCGGGCCGATGCCGAATATCTACAGCGGCGAGGCGAGCCTGTACGTGCTCCGCGCCGGCGTGCGGCTGCTGGAGGAGGGGCTGTCGGATTTTATGTACCTGTCGCTGACGGACTACATGCAGCACGCGTACGCGCCCGAGGCGCCGGAGTCGCTCGACTTCTACGAAGCGATCGACCGCGAACTGGGCCGGCTGGCCCAGCTCGGCGCCATCGTCGCCGCCACCGCCGACCACGGCATGAACGCCAAGACGCACCCTGATGGCACGCCGAAGGTGCTCTATGTGGAGACCATGCTGGAGCAGCAGTTCGGCCGGCCGTTTCGCGTCATCTGCCCGATCACCGATCCGTATGTCGTCCACCACGGCGCGCTCGGCTCGGCAGTGACGGTCTACGTGCCGGACGACGTACCGGTCGACGACGTGGCGCGCTGGCTGCTCGCCCGCGACGGCGTCACCGAGGTGTACGACCGCGAGATGGCGGCGCTCAAGCTCGAACTGCCGCCGGAGCGCATCGGCGACCTGTTCGTGCTCTCGGCGCGCGACGTCGTGCTCGGGCGCACGCCGGCGCAGCACGACCTCAGCCAGCTCGCCGATCGCCTGCGCTCCCACGGTGGGCGCTACGAGGAAATGGTGCCTTTCTTCATCTCCGAGCCGCTCAACGATCACTATCATGCGCTGGCCGCCGGCGACCCGCGCAACTTCGACATCTTCGACTTTATCTGTAACGGAACGACAGCATGA
- a CDS encoding 2-aminoethylphosphonate--pyruvate transaminase, with product MQPTSETHAGDDRGKLLFTPGPLTTSRTVKDAMKVDLGSRDASFIAVVRDIRRRLLALDGLSQENGYEAVIVQGSGTFGIESVVGSVVPPDGKLLVVINGAYGTRIAHMARVLGIATEEQSCPEDETPDLAELDRRLAADPAITHVFVVHCETTTGILNPIREIGDIVRRHGKVYCVDAMSSFGAIPANMADAHIDFLVSSANKCIEGVPGFAFVLARREALLAIAGFARSLSLDLLAQWKGLEQNGQFRFTPPTHALLAFHQALLELEAEGGVAARGARYRGNHTLLIAEMSRLGFTVYLPAERQSFIITSFYYPTDPNFDFEVFYSRLSDLNYVIYPGKLSKADCFRIGNIGQIFPDDIRGLAGAIADTLEAMGVAAMAR from the coding sequence ATGCAACCCACATCCGAAACCCACGCCGGCGACGATCGCGGCAAACTGCTGTTCACCCCGGGTCCGCTCACCACGAGCCGGACGGTCAAGGACGCCATGAAGGTCGACCTCGGCTCCCGCGACGCGTCGTTCATCGCCGTCGTCCGCGACATCCGCCGGCGGCTCCTCGCGCTGGACGGGCTCTCGCAGGAGAACGGCTACGAGGCCGTCATCGTCCAGGGCAGCGGGACGTTCGGGATCGAGTCGGTGGTCGGCTCCGTCGTGCCGCCGGACGGCAAGCTGCTCGTCGTGATCAACGGGGCGTACGGGACCCGCATCGCGCACATGGCGCGGGTGCTGGGGATCGCCACCGAAGAGCAGAGCTGCCCGGAGGACGAGACGCCGGACCTGGCCGAGCTGGACCGCCGGCTGGCGGCCGACCCGGCCATCACCCACGTCTTCGTCGTCCACTGCGAGACTACGACGGGCATCCTGAACCCGATCCGCGAGATCGGCGACATCGTGCGTCGCCACGGCAAGGTGTACTGCGTCGACGCGATGAGCAGTTTCGGCGCCATCCCCGCGAACATGGCGGATGCGCACATCGATTTCCTGGTGTCGTCGGCCAACAAGTGCATCGAGGGCGTGCCGGGCTTCGCGTTTGTGCTTGCCCGCCGCGAGGCGCTGCTCGCCATCGCCGGCTTCGCCCGCAGCCTCAGCCTCGATCTGCTCGCCCAGTGGAAAGGGCTCGAGCAGAACGGACAGTTCCGGTTTACCCCGCCGACGCATGCGCTGCTCGCCTTCCATCAGGCGCTTCTCGAACTGGAGGCCGAAGGCGGCGTGGCGGCGCGCGGCGCCCGGTACCGGGGCAACCATACGCTGCTCATCGCCGAGATGAGCCGGCTCGGTTTTACGGTCTACCTGCCGGCCGAACGGCAGAGCTTCATCATCACCTCGTTTTATTACCCGACCGATCCGAACTTCGATTTCGAGGTCTTTTACAGCCGGCTCAGCGATCTCAACTACGTGATCTACCCCGGCAAGCTCAGCAAGGCGGACTGTTTCCGGATCGGCAACATCGGCCAGATCTTCCCGGACGATATCCGGGGCCTCGCCGGCGCCATCGCGGACACGCTGGAGGCGATGGGCGTTGCGGCCATGGCGAGGTGA
- a CDS encoding Gfo/Idh/MocA family oxidoreductase — protein MREPTPISHPPRARVGLGGHGRTPGPSTCEAAPAIQVVAVCDPNDAERDLAAARFGAAAYADFDALIADDAIEAVALITPNFLHRQQAEAAFARGLHVFVEKPIANTVADGEAMAEAARRAGRYLMVGHNQRFTRAARRAKERLDAGDLGQVVAVEIHYAADNATRMPADAWRLDPTRCPLLPVMQLGVHAVDLVHYLIGPITSVAAQARTIQTPPGVVDSVAAAFTLPDGALGTMVSTYCTEVRFEVRISGTLGTMRCKPNVVWFRRTADNDREGEGPAAEESFWDYRMESFLLQMQAFGEAIQQGIPPAADAGVGLSALRVVEAMDRSAREAGAWTATGA, from the coding sequence ATCCGTGAACCCACCCCCATCTCCCATCCGCCTCGGGCTCGCGTCGGACTCGGCGGGCATGGCCGCACGCCTGGGCCCAGCACTTGCGAGGCGGCGCCGGCGATCCAGGTTGTTGCCGTATGCGACCCCAACGACGCCGAGCGCGACCTCGCCGCGGCGCGCTTCGGCGCGGCGGCGTATGCCGACTTCGACGCCCTCATCGCCGACGACGCCATCGAGGCCGTCGCTCTCATCACCCCCAACTTCCTGCACCGGCAACAGGCCGAGGCGGCGTTTGCGCGCGGACTGCATGTGTTTGTCGAGAAGCCCATCGCCAACACGGTCGCCGACGGCGAGGCGATGGCGGAGGCGGCGCGGCGGGCGGGGCGGTATCTGATGGTGGGGCACAACCAGCGGTTCACGCGGGCGGCCCGCCGGGCGAAGGAGCGGCTGGACGCCGGCGACCTCGGGCAGGTCGTCGCCGTCGAGATCCACTATGCGGCCGACAACGCGACGCGGATGCCGGCGGACGCCTGGCGGCTCGACCCCACCCGATGCCCGCTATTGCCTGTGATGCAGCTCGGGGTGCACGCGGTGGACCTGGTGCATTACCTCATCGGCCCGATCACCTCCGTCGCCGCGCAGGCGCGGACGATCCAGACGCCGCCGGGGGTGGTCGACAGCGTGGCGGCGGCGTTCACGCTCCCCGACGGGGCGCTGGGGACGATGGTTTCCACCTACTGCACCGAAGTCCGCTTCGAGGTTCGGATCAGCGGGACGCTGGGGACGATGCGCTGCAAGCCGAACGTCGTCTGGTTCAGGCGGACGGCGGACAACGACCGGGAAGGGGAGGGGCCGGCCGCGGAGGAGTCGTTCTGGGACTACCGGATGGAGAGCTTTCTGCTCCAGATGCAGGCGTTCGGCGAGGCGATCCAGCAGGGCATCCCGCCGGCGGCGGACGCCGGCGTCGGGCTGTCGGCCCTGCGGGTGGTGGAGGCGATGGATCGCTCGGCTCGGGAAGCCGGGGCGTGGACGGCGACGGGGGCCTGA
- a CDS encoding aldehyde dehydrogenase family protein, with protein sequence MSETELPVQDLPSYIAGDAVRTGRTVAVHYPYTGEQVGSVAAIGWDEADRMIARTLKAGEPLSRYQRYEILNNARELLKARADEFAHCIRREAGLCMKETHYEVGRAQDVLQFAAMEAIRDDGQIFSCDITPQGKARKIFTLREPLRLVFGITPFNHPLNQVAHKIAPAIASGAPILLKPSEKTPLTAIKFAELLYEAGLPGWMLSVFLGSIEDVVEPMIRDERIELVTFTGGTSVGKRIASIAGYKKLCLELGGNSPLIILDDADLDLAVSLAAEGSYRNSGQRCTAVKRILVQDGILPAFTEAFVEKSKSYLAGDPADPKTVVGTVIDEAAARTLERRVHQAVAEGARVLLGGKRTGAQIEPTVIADVPRTTEMVCKESFGPLAPILAVRDIDDAIALANSSDFGLSSGIVTQNLDHALKAVKGIRTGTVNVNQVPGYRIELSPFGGVKDSGLGIKEGVQESMKYMSTVKTFSLPW encoded by the coding sequence ATGAGCGAAACGGAACTACCCGTCCAGGACCTCCCTTCCTACATCGCCGGCGACGCCGTCCGCACCGGCCGGACCGTGGCGGTGCATTACCCCTACACGGGCGAGCAGGTCGGCTCGGTGGCCGCCATCGGCTGGGACGAGGCGGATCGCATGATCGCGCGCACCCTCAAGGCCGGCGAGCCGCTGTCGCGCTACCAGCGCTACGAAATCCTCAACAACGCCCGCGAGCTGCTCAAGGCCCGCGCCGACGAGTTCGCGCACTGCATCCGCCGCGAGGCCGGGCTCTGCATGAAGGAGACCCACTACGAGGTGGGCCGCGCGCAGGACGTCCTCCAGTTCGCGGCGATGGAAGCCATTCGCGACGACGGCCAGATCTTTTCGTGCGACATCACGCCCCAGGGCAAGGCGCGCAAGATCTTCACCCTCCGCGAGCCGCTCCGGCTGGTGTTCGGCATCACGCCGTTTAACCATCCGCTGAACCAGGTGGCGCACAAGATCGCGCCGGCGATCGCCTCGGGCGCGCCCATCCTCCTCAAACCCTCCGAAAAGACCCCGCTCACCGCGATCAAGTTCGCCGAGCTGCTCTACGAAGCCGGCCTGCCCGGCTGGATGCTGAGCGTGTTTCTGGGATCGATCGAGGACGTGGTGGAGCCCATGATCCGCGACGAGCGGATCGAGCTGGTCACCTTCACCGGCGGCACCAGCGTGGGGAAACGGATCGCCTCGATCGCCGGCTACAAGAAGCTGTGCCTCGAGCTGGGCGGCAACTCGCCGCTCATCATCCTGGATGACGCCGACCTCGACCTCGCGGTGTCGCTCGCGGCCGAAGGCAGCTACCGCAACTCGGGCCAGCGCTGCACCGCCGTCAAGCGCATCCTGGTTCAGGACGGGATCCTGCCGGCCTTCACCGAGGCGTTCGTCGAGAAGTCGAAATCCTACCTCGCCGGCGACCCCGCCGACCCGAAGACGGTGGTGGGCACCGTGATCGATGAGGCCGCCGCCAGGACCCTCGAACGCCGCGTCCATCAGGCCGTCGCCGAGGGTGCCCGCGTGCTGCTCGGCGGCAAGCGGACCGGCGCGCAGATCGAGCCGACCGTCATCGCCGACGTCCCGCGCACGACCGAGATGGTGTGCAAGGAATCCTTCGGCCCGCTCGCGCCCATCCTGGCCGTGCGCGACATTGACGACGCGATCGCGCTGGCGAACAGCTCGGACTTCGGGCTGTCGTCCGGCATCGTGACGCAGAACCTCGATCACGCGCTCAAGGCCGTCAAGGGCATTCGCACCGGCACCGTCAACGTGAACCAGGTGCCCGGCTACCGGATCGAGCTGTCGCCGTTCGGCGGCGTCAAGGATTCGGGCCTCGGCATCAAGGAGGGGGTGCAGGAATCCATGAAGTACATGTCGACCGTCAAAACCTTTTCGCTTCCCTGGTAG